In Planctomycetota bacterium, a genomic segment contains:
- a CDS encoding ABC transporter ATP-binding protein, giving the protein MVTNGKPLGSEHSPDAALSIHDMTVAYDRKPVLWDVDLDVPDGKLIGIVGPNGAGKSTLIKAAIDLVPRASGKVRIFGQPYAKVRKRVAYVPQRESVDWDFPVSALDVVTMGRYGRIGWVIPVTRKHRAAAREALDRVGIADLADRQISQLSGGQQQRTFLARALVQEADLYLMDEPFAAVDAATERAIVAILQDLRAAGKTVLVVHHDLQTVQQYFDHVILMNMRIVAHGPVDETFTNENLQKTYGGKLTLLAEAAEAMQRITKTP; this is encoded by the coding sequence ATGGTGACTAACGGCAAGCCGCTCGGCAGCGAGCACAGCCCCGACGCGGCCCTGTCGATCCACGACATGACCGTCGCCTACGACCGCAAGCCGGTGCTCTGGGACGTGGACCTCGACGTGCCCGACGGCAAGCTCATCGGCATTGTCGGCCCCAACGGCGCCGGCAAGTCGACGCTGATCAAGGCCGCGATCGACCTGGTGCCGCGGGCGTCGGGGAAGGTGCGCATCTTCGGCCAGCCGTACGCGAAAGTGCGCAAGCGTGTCGCCTACGTGCCGCAGCGCGAGAGCGTCGATTGGGACTTTCCGGTCAGCGCGTTGGACGTGGTGACGATGGGCCGGTACGGGCGGATCGGTTGGGTGATACCGGTGACGCGCAAGCACCGCGCCGCCGCCCGTGAAGCCCTCGACCGCGTCGGCATCGCCGACCTCGCCGACCGGCAGATCAGCCAACTCTCCGGCGGTCAGCAGCAACGCACCTTCCTCGCCCGTGCCTTGGTGCAGGAGGCCGACCTGTACCTGATGGACGAACCCTTCGCCGCCGTCGACGCGGCAACGGAGCGTGCGATCGTCGCCATCCTCCAGGACCTGCGCGCTGCCGGGAAGACCGTGCTGGTCGTACACCACGACCTGCAGACGGTGCAGCAGTACTTCGACCACGTCATCCTGATGAACATGCGGATCGTCGCCCACGGGCCGGTCGATGAGACATTCACGAACGAGAACCTGCAGAAGACCTACGGCGGCAAGCTAACGCTCCTCGCCGAGGCCGCCGAGGCGATGCAGCGGATCACGAAGACGCCATGA
- a CDS encoding zinc ABC transporter substrate-binding protein has product MNQPWVWKVLGLVVFLAGMIGCNGDEQASDDGKYTIVATVGMVGDIARNVAGEHAHVTVLMGEGTDPHLYRATSDDAKALKNADVVFYNGLLLEGKMAELLEQAAGDKPTIAVAEVVSEDRLLGDDPHIWMDPQLWTAAIDAVEATLIAHDASNTDAYRANAEAYRAEVAALGEYGTRTLATIPTDRRIMITSHDAFQYFGRAFDLEVRGVQGLSTESEAGLQQVNALVDLIVEQQIQAVFVETSVPQKSIEALINGAKSRGHDVVIGGSLFSDAMGSASTYEGTYVGMLDHNITTVTRALGGEAPAEGLNGKLSQNGD; this is encoded by the coding sequence ATGAATCAACCGTGGGTTTGGAAGGTGCTGGGACTGGTCGTGTTTCTTGCGGGCATGATCGGCTGCAACGGCGACGAGCAGGCGAGCGATGACGGCAAGTACACGATCGTCGCGACCGTCGGCATGGTCGGCGACATCGCCCGCAACGTCGCCGGCGAACACGCCCATGTCACCGTGCTCATGGGCGAGGGCACCGACCCACACCTGTACCGGGCGACCTCCGACGACGCTAAGGCACTCAAGAACGCCGACGTCGTTTTCTACAACGGCCTGCTGCTCGAAGGGAAGATGGCCGAGCTGCTCGAGCAGGCGGCCGGCGACAAGCCGACCATCGCCGTCGCGGAAGTGGTGTCCGAAGATCGGCTCCTCGGCGACGACCCGCACATCTGGATGGACCCGCAGCTCTGGACTGCGGCGATCGACGCGGTCGAAGCCACGCTCATCGCCCACGACGCTAGCAACACCGACGCCTACCGCGCGAACGCCGAGGCCTACCGCGCCGAGGTCGCCGCGCTCGGCGAGTATGGGACGCGCACCCTCGCGACCATCCCCACCGACCGGCGGATCATGATCACGTCGCACGACGCGTTCCAGTACTTCGGGCGAGCGTTCGACTTGGAAGTCCGCGGCGTTCAGGGTCTTTCGACCGAATCCGAGGCCGGCTTGCAGCAGGTCAACGCGTTGGTCGACCTGATCGTCGAGCAACAGATTCAGGCGGTGTTCGTCGAAACGAGCGTGCCACAGAAGAGCATCGAAGCGTTGATCAACGGCGCGAAGTCGCGCGGCCACGATGTCGTCATCGGCGGCTCGCTTTTCAGCGACGCGATGGGCTCAGCCAGCACTTACGAGGGCACCTACGTCGGCATGCTCGACCACAACATCACGACCGTCACCCGCGCCCTCGGCGGCGAAGCGCCCGCAGAAGGTTTGAACGGAAAGCTCAGCCAGAATGGTGACTAA
- a CDS encoding metal-dependent transcriptional regulator, which yields MASTTVEDYLKQVYLAEREGGGGPLVAMGVLASAVGVTPGTATTMVKSLAEAGLLNYEPREGVKLTTAGAKLARGVLRRHRLVEQFLVEVLGYDWSEVHDEAEVLEHAVSEKLLERIDKLLGRPETDPHGDPIPKPTDGRRPERSKPVETLADCLIDQPLVVARVLDQSAEFLRFLERSGLTPGVGLEVTEREAEAEAVVVKVGRKRITLGTAAAAKVQVDSP from the coding sequence ATGGCCTCGACGACCGTGGAGGATTATCTCAAGCAGGTGTACCTCGCCGAGCGGGAGGGCGGGGGCGGTCCGCTGGTCGCGATGGGGGTGCTTGCGTCGGCGGTGGGCGTGACGCCGGGGACGGCGACGACGATGGTGAAGTCGCTGGCCGAGGCGGGGCTGTTGAACTACGAGCCGCGGGAAGGCGTGAAGCTCACCACCGCCGGGGCGAAACTCGCCCGGGGCGTCCTGCGGCGGCACCGGCTGGTCGAGCAGTTCTTGGTCGAGGTGCTCGGTTACGACTGGTCGGAGGTCCACGACGAGGCCGAGGTTCTCGAACACGCCGTTAGCGAAAAACTCCTCGAACGCATCGACAAGCTGCTGGGCCGGCCCGAAACCGACCCGCACGGCGACCCGATCCCCAAGCCCACCGACGGCCGACGACCTGAACGGTCGAAGCCGGTCGAGACCTTGGCCGACTGCTTGATCGATCAACCGTTGGTCGTGGCGCGGGTGCTGGACCAGTCGGCGGAGTTTCTGCGATTTCTCGAGCGAAGCGGGCTGACTCCGGGCGTCGGGCTGGAAGTTACCGAGCGGGAGGCCGAGGCCGAGGCGGTCGTGGTGAAGGTCGGCCGCAAACGCATCACGCTCGGCACCGCCGCCGCGGCGAAAGTGCAGGTCGATTCGCCGTAG
- a CDS encoding VOC family protein, whose protein sequence is MKPPPLLGLHHITAITGDAQANLDFYTQTLGLTLVKVTVNFDDPGSYHFYYGDETGSPGSIVTFFAWPRAKSGVVGKGQPTGFKLSTPQTTTERDIDGIAVDASVARPARLLHADLQSANVDASNAFATEQLGLTDNEGDSNGTCYFLSDDQTISITDYGRVPGRLGAGVIHHIAFRTENPETQRHWRDHLLGHGVNVSPVMDRDYFTSIYFREPGGVLFEIATDGPGFGVDEDEPGTTLKLPTMYEPQREKIEAVLPTITLPNGKTLP, encoded by the coding sequence ATGAAGCCTCCCCCCCTGCTAGGCCTGCACCACATCACCGCCATCACCGGTGACGCCCAGGCCAACCTCGACTTCTACACGCAAACCCTCGGCCTCACGCTGGTGAAGGTCACCGTCAACTTCGACGACCCCGGCAGCTACCACTTCTACTACGGCGACGAGACTGGCTCGCCCGGGAGCATCGTGACATTCTTCGCTTGGCCCCGCGCCAAGTCCGGCGTGGTCGGCAAGGGGCAGCCAACTGGGTTCAAACTGTCAACGCCTCAGACAACGACAGAACGTGACATCGATGGCATTGCAGTTGACGCCTCAGTAGCGAGACCCGCGCGGTTGTTGCACGCAGACTTGCAGTCGGCAAATGTCGACGCGAGCAACGCATTTGCGACCGAACAACTTGGCCTAACCGACAACGAAGGCGATTCAAACGGAACCTGCTACTTCCTCAGCGACGACCAGACGATATCTATCACGGACTATGGTCGAGTTCCCGGTCGGCTCGGTGCCGGCGTCATCCATCACATCGCCTTCCGCACCGAGAATCCCGAGACACAACGGCATTGGCGTGATCACCTTCTCGGCCACGGTGTGAACGTCTCGCCCGTCATGGACCGCGACTACTTCACGTCGATCTACTTCCGCGAGCCGGGCGGTGTGCTCTTCGAGATCGCCACCGACGGCCCCGGCTTCGGCGTCGACGAGGACGAGCCGGGCACGACGCTCAAGCTCCCCACGATGTATGAGCCGCAACGGGAAAAGATCGAAGCGGTGCTCCCAACAATCACACTGCCCAACGGCAAAACGCTGCCGTAG
- the cyoE gene encoding heme o synthase — translation MTLLDTAAIPISDETPRRRTRAASWSALTKPRLNLLVLITAAAGFYFAGGTDWLVALHLLIGTAATAASASVLNQLWERDIDALMPRTKRRPLPNGEIAPREALLGGLLLGIGGTVYLALLVNILTAGLALATVLLYVLIYTPLKTRTTWCTLVGAIPGAVPPVMGVTAATSAINLHALSVFALLFAWQMPHFWGLAIMYRRDYAAAGMKMLPVVDGPVLKRTVRSIIVWSVVLLVAGLLPWFLGQTVGIYLAPAALLGGVMLAAGFNVAASPQRREARVLFLTSIVYLPIMLLLMLASVE, via the coding sequence ATGACCCTCTTGGACACCGCCGCCATTCCGATCAGCGACGAGACGCCACGCCGGCGAACCCGGGCGGCGTCGTGGAGCGCGCTGACCAAGCCACGGCTCAACCTGCTGGTGCTCATCACCGCGGCGGCCGGGTTCTACTTCGCCGGCGGCACCGACTGGCTAGTGGCGTTGCACTTGCTCATCGGCACCGCCGCGACCGCGGCGTCGGCGTCCGTGCTCAACCAACTCTGGGAACGGGATATCGACGCACTCATGCCACGCACCAAGCGTCGCCCCCTGCCCAACGGCGAAATCGCACCACGCGAAGCGTTGCTCGGCGGGCTGTTGCTCGGCATCGGCGGCACCGTGTATCTCGCGTTATTGGTGAACATCCTCACCGCCGGCCTCGCGTTGGCGACGGTTTTGCTGTACGTCCTGATCTACACGCCGCTCAAAACGCGGACGACGTGGTGTACGCTGGTCGGTGCGATTCCAGGGGCAGTGCCGCCGGTCATGGGCGTCACCGCCGCGACGAGTGCGATCAACCTCCACGCGCTGTCGGTCTTCGCTTTGCTCTTCGCTTGGCAGATGCCCCACTTCTGGGGACTGGCGATCATGTACCGGCGTGACTACGCAGCGGCGGGCATGAAGATGTTGCCCGTTGTCGACGGACCCGTACTGAAACGCACGGTGCGGTCGATCATCGTTTGGTCCGTCGTGTTGCTCGTCGCCGGGCTGTTGCCGTGGTTCCTCGGGCAGACGGTCGGCATCTACCTCGCACCCGCAGCGCTGCTTGGCGGCGTGATGCTCGCGGCCGGCTTCAACGTCGCGGCCTCCCCCCAACGCCGCGAAGCGCGCGTGCTGTTTCTCACGAGCATCGTCTACCTGCCGATCATGCTGCTGTTGATGCTCGCGTCGGTGGAATGA
- a CDS encoding COX15/CtaA family protein, with amino-acid sequence MDANSATKPPRSLHILAWTTLLCALPLISIGGLVTSTGAGMAVPDWPNSFGYNMFALPWGQWLGAGSYESGVFQEHTHRLLGTVVGLTAIVLCALAWWRGTRILAILATVLLLTIIVQGLMGGFRVTENSVLLSFIHGVFGQIVFALTAVMVLMTGRWWWTAQRKTDGTWLVRLGTAGVALVVLQLLLGAAMRHDTERNHVTGAGAGLAIPDWPLHYGRVLPPMGDDALAAANAQRAEMDLPPTTAHHVGVHFAHRIGAYLTAGVLVAFAIVALRHGHKIGGVIGVLVLLQLTLGILTVVYRKPADIATTHQAIGAILLAVTTVAALGMWRVYRTVDVRENVPLTSTPAPA; translated from the coding sequence ATGGACGCGAACTCTGCCACGAAACCGCCGCGCTCGTTGCACATCCTCGCTTGGACCACACTTCTTTGTGCCCTGCCGTTGATCTCAATCGGCGGGTTGGTCACCTCGACAGGCGCGGGGATGGCGGTGCCGGACTGGCCCAACAGCTTCGGGTACAACATGTTCGCCTTGCCCTGGGGGCAATGGCTCGGGGCCGGATCGTACGAGTCAGGCGTTTTTCAGGAACACACCCACCGTCTGCTCGGCACCGTCGTCGGGCTGACGGCGATCGTTCTTTGTGCGTTGGCTTGGTGGCGCGGCACCCGAATCCTTGCCATCCTCGCGACCGTTCTCTTGCTGACGATCATCGTCCAGGGACTCATGGGCGGCTTCCGTGTCACCGAAAACTCCGTACTGCTTTCGTTCATCCACGGCGTCTTCGGCCAGATCGTCTTTGCACTCACCGCCGTGATGGTGTTGATGACCGGCCGTTGGTGGTGGACGGCACAACGAAAAACCGACGGCACATGGCTCGTCCGTCTCGGCACGGCGGGCGTCGCGTTGGTCGTGCTCCAACTCCTGCTCGGGGCGGCCATGCGACACGACACCGAACGCAACCACGTCACCGGGGCCGGGGCAGGTTTGGCAATCCCGGACTGGCCGTTGCACTACGGACGGGTCCTCCCGCCGATGGGAGACGATGCCCTAGCCGCGGCCAACGCGCAGCGGGCTGAGATGGACCTGCCCCCCACGACCGCCCACCACGTCGGCGTTCACTTCGCACACCGGATCGGGGCGTATCTCACGGCGGGTGTGCTGGTCGCCTTCGCCATCGTCGCACTGCGCCACGGGCATAAAATCGGCGGCGTCATCGGCGTGCTGGTGTTGCTCCAACTCACGCTCGGCATCCTCACCGTCGTCTACCGAAAACCCGCCGACATCGCCACGACCCACCAAGCCATCGGTGCCATCCTCCTCGCGGTCACCACCGTTGCGGCCCTGGGTATGTGGCGGGTGTATCGGACGGTCGACGTTCGCGAGAATGTGCCGTTGACCTCAACCCCCGCCCCCGCCTGA
- a CDS encoding AraC family transcriptional regulator has translation MADTFNKPSRARGHRSYRMEDFGWFRVAERVPGLPVPYYVGRGIATNASYNVVDVPQLDMPGHVVLKVALSAGGAWSPELAGPRRPLRPGDATFRLVQDGDGFWEGYHPSHRGEYHFLGFIFRGEAALASALGIMETYGHVFSIGTESLIVKRLLKLADRDDHVVDVSAGQAARLVSDVLLTLVDVSEKAERDGGVNDLAEAVEVMIRDDLRRSWTVAELAERNDVSREHLTRIFTRRFGVPPHRYLVEMRVQEARKRLRTTDDPIKQIMLDLGFASHAAFVRVFRRYTHMSPTEYRDAIQHSDSHK, from the coding sequence ATGGCGGATACGTTCAACAAACCCAGCCGGGCGCGGGGGCATCGGTCCTACCGCATGGAGGATTTCGGTTGGTTCCGTGTCGCCGAGCGGGTGCCGGGGTTGCCGGTGCCGTACTACGTCGGTCGTGGCATCGCCACCAACGCCAGCTACAACGTCGTCGATGTTCCCCAGCTCGACATGCCGGGCCATGTCGTGCTCAAAGTTGCACTTTCGGCCGGCGGGGCGTGGAGCCCGGAACTGGCCGGCCCGCGCCGACCCCTCCGCCCCGGCGATGCGACCTTCCGGCTTGTCCAGGATGGCGACGGCTTCTGGGAGGGCTACCACCCCAGCCATCGCGGCGAATACCACTTCCTCGGCTTCATCTTCCGCGGCGAGGCCGCCCTTGCCTCGGCGCTCGGCATCATGGAAACCTACGGCCACGTTTTTTCGATCGGCACCGAGTCGCTCATCGTCAAACGTTTGCTCAAGCTCGCCGACCGGGACGATCACGTCGTCGACGTCTCCGCCGGTCAGGCGGCCCGGCTCGTCAGCGATGTCCTGCTCACGCTTGTCGATGTCTCCGAGAAGGCCGAGCGCGACGGCGGGGTTAACGATCTGGCCGAGGCGGTCGAGGTGATGATCCGCGATGATCTGCGCCGTTCGTGGACGGTGGCCGAGTTGGCCGAGCGGAACGACGTGAGCCGCGAACACCTCACTCGCATTTTCACCCGCCGGTTCGGCGTTCCGCCGCATCGCTACCTCGTCGAGATGCGCGTCCAGGAAGCCCGCAAACGCCTGCGCACCACCGACGATCCGATCAAACAGATCATGCTCGATCTCGGCTTCGCCAGTCACGCGGCGTTTGTCAGAGTGTTCCGCCGCTACACACACATGTCGCCGACGGAGTACCGGGACGCGATCCAGCACAGCGACAGCCATAAGTAA
- the mfd gene encoding transcription-repair coupling factor: MPTVPPSAVRRLMVADALIEVAEAVEAGLDVAASGLWGSSTAAVVAALRNRKVPTLVICGHGDEADDLADDVALFTNDARPDVLPALSMSGSLGSASEELVADRLQTVMRWQSGKGTCAIAPIPAIMQQVPDATTLKHLHFRVADGMELEIEKLIVWLADHGYNRLDAVEVPGDFAVRGGIVDLYLPGEQRLPNGDEVIGLPVRVDFFGDQIDKVTTFDLDSLGSGEKLNSIELVDLKGDLSQSGDGCSFLKYLPKDAAVVLVDPLEIAEQGKSYLDRLPDQRGVYPLKAVLDNAQPYRIVQLSPFEQKDNPVTLVGHLDPKRVKLPVRSLTRFETHAKAALSELKDLAETNDVAVFCSNEAERKRFIELLDLEHKGLSKKIDTPLGYLHRGFIFGEELRDSGEMPLALLGHHELFNRFEKRRRVKKVAAGKAVDSFLDLNVGDYVVHVAHGIAKFTGMTTMDRDGKTEEYLTLRFAEDGQLYVPASRISLIQKYVGGPGGHPNLSKLGSGSWEKQKDKVAEAVMDMASDLLEVQAARAAEAGTAFPPDTEWQREFEAEFPYDETDDQLTAADEIKQDMTLPRPMDRLLCGDVGYGKTELSMRAAFKAVEFGRQVAVLVPTTVLAEQHERSFRERFADYPFAIESISRYKTKAEANDVLKRLKKGEVDIIIGTHRLLSKDVEFADLGLVVVDEEQRFGVTHKERLKQMRSQVDVLTMSATPIPRTLHMSMVGVRDISSLTTAPRDRRSIVTEVLAYDEERIKLAIQRELQREGQVFFLHNRVTDIETITAKVKALVPDARVIYGHGQMADGELEKVMTSFIRHEADVLVATTIIESGLDIPNANTIIINHADRFGLSELHQLRGRVGRYKHRAYCYLLLPPDRPVTNVAAKRLKAIEEYSHLGAGFKIAMRDLELRGAGNILGAEQSGHIAAVGYEMYCQLLEEAVRQLKDEPRQAKPEATIDIGIGSHIPKSYIASDKARMDVYKRLSRCTSLAMLDELKQDVTDANGEIPRQVEILFALTELRLLAAIHGISSINRKEPDVILAVADAKKASAALTGAPGTLRLIDDRTVYLRPPKVFIEPEPLLLTLRNLLRKAWEKNVAA, encoded by the coding sequence ATGCCGACTGTGCCCCCCTCCGCCGTCCGTCGTCTGATGGTCGCTGATGCGCTGATCGAAGTCGCCGAGGCCGTGGAGGCGGGGTTGGACGTGGCGGCGAGCGGGTTGTGGGGTAGCAGCACTGCAGCAGTGGTGGCGGCGCTGCGGAACCGGAAGGTACCGACGCTGGTGATCTGTGGGCACGGGGACGAGGCGGACGATCTTGCCGACGACGTGGCGTTGTTCACGAACGACGCCCGGCCGGACGTGCTGCCGGCGTTGTCGATGTCCGGGTCGCTGGGTAGTGCGTCGGAAGAACTTGTCGCCGACCGGTTGCAGACGGTGATGCGTTGGCAGAGCGGCAAGGGCACCTGTGCCATCGCCCCGATCCCGGCGATCATGCAGCAGGTCCCCGACGCGACGACCCTCAAGCACCTGCACTTCCGTGTCGCCGACGGGATGGAGCTTGAGATCGAGAAGCTGATCGTCTGGCTCGCCGACCACGGCTACAACCGCCTCGACGCCGTCGAAGTCCCCGGCGACTTCGCCGTCCGCGGCGGCATCGTCGACCTCTACCTCCCGGGCGAACAACGTTTGCCCAACGGCGACGAGGTCATCGGCCTGCCGGTGCGTGTCGACTTCTTCGGTGACCAAATCGACAAGGTCACCACCTTCGATCTCGACTCGCTCGGCTCCGGCGAAAAGCTCAACAGCATCGAACTCGTTGACCTCAAGGGCGACCTCTCGCAGAGCGGTGACGGCTGCAGCTTCTTGAAGTACCTGCCCAAGGACGCGGCGGTAGTGCTGGTCGATCCGTTGGAGATCGCCGAGCAGGGCAAGAGCTACCTCGATCGCCTGCCGGATCAGCGCGGCGTGTATCCGCTCAAGGCCGTCCTCGACAACGCACAGCCGTACCGCATCGTCCAACTCTCGCCGTTCGAGCAGAAAGACAACCCCGTCACGCTCGTCGGCCACCTTGACCCGAAGCGCGTGAAGTTGCCGGTGCGGTCGCTGACCCGTTTCGAGACCCACGCCAAGGCGGCGCTGTCAGAGTTGAAGGACCTCGCCGAGACGAACGACGTCGCGGTGTTCTGTTCCAACGAAGCCGAACGCAAACGCTTCATCGAACTTCTCGACCTCGAGCACAAAGGGCTGAGCAAGAAGATCGACACGCCGCTGGGCTACCTGCACCGCGGGTTCATTTTCGGGGAAGAACTGCGGGATTCGGGTGAGATGCCGCTCGCGCTGCTCGGGCATCACGAGCTGTTCAACCGCTTCGAGAAACGCCGCCGGGTGAAGAAGGTCGCGGCCGGCAAGGCGGTCGATTCGTTCCTCGATCTCAACGTCGGTGACTACGTTGTCCACGTCGCCCACGGCATTGCCAAGTTCACCGGCATGACCACCATGGACCGCGACGGCAAGACCGAGGAATACCTCACCCTCCGCTTCGCCGAGGACGGCCAGCTGTACGTCCCCGCGAGTCGCATCAGCCTGATCCAGAAGTACGTCGGCGGTCCGGGCGGGCATCCGAACCTCTCCAAGCTCGGCAGCGGGTCGTGGGAGAAGCAGAAGGACAAGGTCGCCGAGGCGGTCATGGACATGGCGTCGGACCTGCTGGAGGTGCAGGCGGCGCGGGCGGCGGAAGCCGGGACGGCCTTCCCGCCGGACACCGAATGGCAGCGCGAGTTCGAGGCCGAGTTCCCCTACGACGAGACCGACGACCAGCTCACCGCGGCCGACGAGATCAAGCAGGACATGACGTTGCCGCGCCCGATGGACCGGCTGCTCTGCGGCGACGTCGGTTACGGCAAGACCGAACTGTCGATGCGGGCGGCGTTCAAGGCCGTCGAGTTCGGCCGGCAGGTCGCGGTGCTCGTGCCCACCACCGTCCTCGCCGAGCAGCACGAACGATCCTTCCGCGAACGCTTCGCCGACTACCCCTTCGCGATCGAATCCATCTCGCGCTACAAGACCAAGGCAGAAGCCAACGACGTGCTCAAACGCCTGAAGAAGGGCGAGGTCGACATCATCATCGGCACCCACCGGTTGCTCTCCAAGGACGTCGAGTTTGCCGACCTCGGCCTTGTCGTCGTCGACGAGGAGCAACGCTTCGGCGTCACGCACAAGGAACGCCTCAAGCAGATGCGCAGCCAGGTCGACGTGCTGACCATGTCCGCCACGCCGATCCCGCGAACGCTGCACATGTCGATGGTCGGCGTGCGCGACATCTCCTCGCTCACCACCGCCCCGCGCGACCGACGCTCCATCGTCACCGAAGTCCTCGCCTACGACGAAGAACGGATCAAGCTCGCCATCCAGCGCGAACTGCAACGCGAGGGCCAGGTGTTTTTCCTGCACAACCGCGTGACCGACATCGAGACGATCACCGCGAAGGTCAAGGCGTTGGTGCCGGACGCGCGGGTGATCTACGGCCACGGACAGATGGCCGACGGCGAGTTGGAGAAAGTGATGACCTCGTTCATCCGCCACGAGGCCGACGTGCTGGTGGCGACGACGATCATCGAGTCCGGCCTCGACATCCCCAACGCCAACACGATCATCATCAACCACGCCGATCGCTTCGGCTTGAGCGAGTTGCACCAGCTGCGCGGCCGGGTTGGGCGGTACAAGCACCGGGCGTACTGCTACCTGCTGCTGCCGCCGGACCGGCCGGTGACCAACGTCGCGGCCAAGCGGCTCAAGGCGATCGAGGAGTACTCGCACCTCGGTGCCGGGTTCAAGATTGCCATGCGCGACCTCGAGCTGCGCGGTGCCGGCAACATCCTCGGTGCCGAGCAGTCGGGCCATATCGCGGCCGTCGGCTACGAGATGTACTGCCAGTTGCTCGAGGAAGCCGTCCGGCAACTCAAGGACGAACCGCGCCAAGCCAAGCCCGAAGCGACCATCGACATCGGCATCGGCAGCCACATCCCCAAGTCGTACATCGCCTCCGACAAGGCCCGCATGGACGTCTACAAACGCCTGTCCCGCTGCACGAGTTTGGCGATGCTCGACGAACTCAAGCAGGACGTCACCGACGCCAACGGCGAGATCCCGCGGCAGGTCGAAATCCTTTTCGCCCTCACCGAACTTCGTCTACTCGCCGCCATCCACGGCATCAGCTCGATCAACCGCAAGGAGCCCGACGTTATCCTCGCTGTCGCCGACGCGAAGAAAGCCAGCGCCGCCCTGACCGGCGCCCCCGGCACGCTCCGCCTCATCGACGACCGCACGGTGTACCTCCGCCCGCCCAAGGTCTTCATCGAGCCTGAGCCGCTGCTGCTGACGTTGCGGAATCTGTTGCGTAAAGCTTGGGAGAAGAATGTCGCAGCGTGA